Proteins encoded by one window of BD1-7 clade bacterium:
- the nicB gene encoding Nicotinate dehydrogenase subunit B: MTTIQGIVAHTHHRVAKHLVELFHHTSRCVSLQTRKPIKAHANRLIQRKNRLYWLSLLFVLMPAQSQASEDEAFNAQNLAIELINRYPEYPVVRGLTAEKTAQIKRGEYIAQLGDCIACHTAKESNAIPFSGGLPIPTPFGTFYTPNITPDKQTGIGQWRFEKFRDAMRYGIDVHGRNYFPAFPYVYFTQVSNDDLRDLWAYLQVIPQVSRLDQGDTLPFPINVRLFQSVWKKLYFRPMVGGYQNDKNQSERWNRGRYIVEGLGHCAMCHSPLNVLGAEKAKYHLTGAFVEGYWAPDITRRGLGKIPHFEVSDVFIEGKLINNAGDVRGPMEEANHDSLRYLTKDDQDAIVDYLMSVVSDDPRPVGHYKASQNTLASGHQVFENVCSICHVNGETGAPKIGDEATWEYRLTNKGLNALYRHVIDGYNNMPARGACESCTDQQIRNAVDYVLYHSFGPSYWEEFKHPTKRSRPQRTSVAVGKTAYEDHCASCHDSGKDDAPKIGDIDAWKPILEKNMEVLISHTMHGYKSMPANGGCETCTKSEIIAAVKYLVQKSQEGKDFDLW; encoded by the coding sequence ATGACGACTATTCAGGGGATTGTGGCACATACACATCATCGTGTTGCGAAGCATTTGGTGGAATTATTTCATCACACGAGTCGGTGCGTTAGCCTACAGACAAGAAAGCCAATTAAAGCGCATGCTAATCGGCTAATTCAGCGTAAAAACAGGCTTTACTGGCTGTCTTTGCTTTTTGTTCTTATGCCTGCTCAGTCGCAGGCAAGTGAAGATGAAGCATTTAATGCACAGAATTTGGCCATCGAGTTGATCAATCGATATCCTGAATATCCGGTTGTTCGTGGCTTAACCGCTGAGAAAACAGCGCAAATAAAACGTGGCGAGTATATTGCGCAACTGGGTGATTGCATTGCCTGTCATACCGCCAAAGAATCGAACGCGATTCCATTTTCTGGCGGATTGCCGATTCCCACGCCTTTTGGCACGTTTTATACCCCGAACATTACGCCAGATAAGCAAACAGGTATCGGTCAATGGCGTTTTGAAAAATTCCGCGATGCTATGCGCTATGGCATCGATGTGCACGGACGAAACTACTTTCCTGCTTTTCCCTATGTCTATTTTACGCAAGTCTCGAACGACGACCTGCGTGATCTTTGGGCCTATTTACAGGTGATTCCTCAAGTGTCTCGATTGGATCAAGGCGATACCTTGCCATTCCCAATTAATGTTCGGCTTTTTCAAAGTGTATGGAAGAAGCTGTATTTTAGGCCGATGGTGGGTGGTTACCAAAATGATAAAAACCAATCCGAACGTTGGAACCGAGGGCGTTATATCGTCGAGGGGCTCGGCCATTGTGCGATGTGCCACAGCCCATTGAATGTACTCGGTGCAGAAAAAGCAAAATATCATCTGACGGGTGCATTTGTTGAAGGTTATTGGGCACCGGATATTACACGTCGCGGGTTAGGTAAAATTCCACACTTTGAAGTGTCGGATGTATTCATTGAAGGCAAGTTGATCAATAACGCGGGCGATGTGCGCGGGCCGATGGAAGAAGCAAACCATGACAGCCTGCGCTATCTGACGAAAGATGATCAGGATGCGATTGTTGATTACCTGATGTCGGTAGTGAGCGATGATCCAAGACCTGTCGGTCATTACAAAGCCTCTCAGAATACACTGGCCAGTGGTCATCAAGTGTTCGAAAACGTCTGTTCAATCTGTCATGTGAATGGCGAAACCGGTGCGCCTAAAATTGGCGATGAGGCGACCTGGGAATACAGGCTCACCAATAAAGGTTTAAACGCGTTATATCGCCACGTTATTGATGGCTACAACAACATGCCTGCGCGTGGCGCGTGTGAAAGTTGCACGGATCAACAGATCCGTAATGCGGTTGATTACGTGCTGTATCACAGCTTCGGCCCAAGCTACTGGGAAGAATTCAAACACCCAACTAAACGCAGCCGCCCGCAACGTACGAGTGTTGCGGTTGGAAAAACAGCGTATGAGGATCATTGTGCTTCGTGTCATGACAGTGGCAAAGACGATGCGCCGAAGATTGGTGACATCGATGCCTGGAAGCCAATTCTTGAAAAAAATATGGAAGTTCTGATTAGCCACACAATGCATGGATACAAATCGATGCCTGCCAATGGCGGATGTGAAACCTGCACCAAATCAGAAATTATTGCAGCAGTGAAGTATCTGGTACAGAAAAGCCAAGAAGGCAAAGACTTTGATCTTTGGTGA
- the panS_4 gene encoding Pantothenate precursors transporter PanS: MQLQWLLSSALILMMFAMGLGLRWQDFTRLMRQPRITLASLAAQMLLLPSLAIAVALGFGLGAAAAAGLLLVALCPSGSTSNFFTRLGQGNTALSVSLTAINSLVSVVTIPIVFLSVAPLLGYQGSGVTLSFFSTVEDIALHTLLPVAVGMLLRGLAPGLSRRIETGVVSLSSGVFFIVVAILWYQNWGNIVRSFATTGVATMVLLGLAMASGWFAGRIIKASQRDKFTMMIEVGIQNGALAFFIAVNLMKDPTLVGAPTVYTVAMVLAAIPAVLVRRFL; the protein is encoded by the coding sequence ATGCAACTGCAATGGCTTCTCTCTTCGGCACTAATACTGATGATGTTCGCCATGGGGCTAGGTCTTCGATGGCAGGATTTTACGCGCCTGATGCGTCAGCCGCGTATTACATTGGCGAGTTTAGCGGCTCAAATGCTATTGCTGCCCTCGCTTGCAATCGCGGTAGCCCTAGGGTTTGGTTTGGGCGCTGCGGCAGCAGCAGGATTGCTGCTGGTTGCTCTTTGCCCGAGTGGTTCAACCTCGAATTTTTTTACTCGCCTCGGGCAAGGAAATACAGCGCTTTCGGTGAGCTTAACTGCGATCAATAGTTTGGTCAGTGTGGTGACGATTCCGATTGTGTTTTTGAGTGTCGCCCCATTGCTGGGTTATCAAGGCTCAGGCGTGACCTTGTCATTTTTTTCGACGGTCGAAGATATCGCGTTGCATACCTTGCTGCCTGTGGCCGTGGGTATGCTGCTGCGCGGTTTGGCGCCGGGTCTCAGTCGTCGCATCGAAACCGGCGTTGTTAGTCTGTCGAGTGGGGTATTTTTTATCGTTGTTGCGATTTTGTGGTATCAAAACTGGGGCAATATTGTGCGTTCGTTCGCCACCACGGGTGTTGCAACCATGGTTTTATTGGGCTTAGCAATGGCAAGTGGGTGGTTTGCCGGGCGAATTATTAAAGCGTCTCAGCGGGATAAGTTTACGATGATGATTGAGGTTGGCATTCAAAATGGCGCATTGGCGTTTTTTATTGCTGTCAATCTGATGAAAGACCCGACGCTTGTCGGTGCTCCCACTGTTTATACCGTTGCTATGGTGTTGGCTGCGATTCCAGCCGTGCTTGTGAGGCGTTTTCTCTAG